In one Fibrobacter sp. UWR3 genomic region, the following are encoded:
- a CDS encoding pilus assembly PilX N-terminal domain-containing protein, with amino-acid sequence MILNEMRKKTGVSLITVLLFMLVATIAATATYKWLTSEGRSSASRMMQAEARQAAVAGIESARSWMTYHGNDVGAIIKQYFDNKKKPISLDKVLPETEIGNNGQGSQNFSVSVVAVDASTNVYKIKVVSTGKARNGSTHTEAAVMKVSGLYRVMVPTKEEDVSADLNYNFAYYGGSTTMGTNSKADAMLVNGDLTGSQITVENDAIITGNLSSNNTNHLKLGANTCVRQNLIISNQGLDSAHNIYVGGNVNSFSISANGNKKITGDAYFNGNVGVSQSGAGITILGNVSLRGRWDGNPTAHKTYIGGNMCLLENASKVDFKNPGNENQGNFELKGSMWVPNERGLVGNKVAPNGNYAYVKLGTNANSQLYIKNVNICDEKYRVGSFPTNRLYFTPTTNYYDDHIPSILYPWTLYTATGSCPNDNGDYSYYYQAHDLGLYHIRYSCKGDWNNCEKEVTRTHTGDYTAFYSEALKDNLHSDVSGEPSIACADGIYSYCNEYFKNLNNCPDDNAKKAVPDILKTDSSYGAAKYQTECVANVLAKSFAQLKDGKGVEELNNCEKTVPASEKYGRGDNLYLVVRATPEKLGYIFTDPKTEFDGKFIIFVDGTGLTGKVPGTTSSSEVFMYLPYGSGELQQYSSHSLFKYFIFSDADISALGNGSTGMWKGSFYMKSANCAKIPGGLNDKQTMEYDSAMASHLASVGVICPRLAETCGEAMNEPADPTLTDDELVSEGGYDKNYIATGAQLHIEVESEYANAETVSRPDTVKSSLIVLPRVIYLSEEAVGKLTDYFTVMPLNRASTQLNGLTTCAGGPSATTELSTQTSVMKFGKNYKCTYREGDFESEFYVSVTGEAPTDARVSFESPASVYITSGTASTNAVNLLVPAVGGTASQNFSVEINVMNDNLTGWTITSANPNLEPKAGYDNVYVYSGSAGNTAQTIPLFTVTTTSSAQTGSVIFALQSPTNCAILGNATKSFNITGYATIKREGIDRYCEKYPDNCKGDNLKYATAADDEECDMVSGVWVEAISNCTTEEGMANEQWRCPSGNSSSNPIQLRALSFNSNYCVLYKPDLDNSIVGAKDDNDNPDKPYILYASLKKKSVPLRIEKVGAKDSDTKIEVWKKKTGLEEFEVFNDECKSTVCEYSIPVGTTIKLVPNASGNDAFKYWSCHDTHCDWVNNVSEELVFTISENRSLMAHFNERDEHCFYSSLDTMTTACASVSEPETNRHCIDECDNSSKCNVGSGKYGDNAKWLRVASTAGAQVPSVDNGFLSHISGGQTSLIMHRNLAGPNGMLTARIKTAKVSAGHENEMLNDGFVVRSNKAVGEYLMVNIYGKSNAAYARVCLASGLSTSSANCIEHRLVNGSDNSFTIDPMEPINVKLTLNRSDLTVVAKGAYSHTFNLSSDWSYGTLNDAEHQYVGFKLSNPEFQIHDIGWRTDDFTNTACFDYPSISCSFAANYLGGQVPLETAVEPWVGYSSWFENSGSCSIDAYYYNGCDMPSSYFVNRWNGSLVGSCSQGTDDGYYKSVNNAADGLKLTSGNKFYFEEEGLHGYLHNDGNGYVQNGSVKAACPNTDNTSIDLFANCGRFYVGDQKKCSKNVKIFLGSEYISGERAFTQNDAVFNLREAALNFDFEGLSDGADIKIVLVDENGVESPARYLSNSATSIPVEEFLNKYGFNPEKVKTVRLQASSGFTLKAISSDCPYAITMNCDAVSAGFDKENTKKWVITAPIGNVSNAKHCKITANSGDIVVPGEFVSCNENGQFMVDDNAETPFEEHLHTGTGSLQYTFTIGAYEDDDADYNDAPTVSCNATTKEYKKMTIDCSIPENEKTVIQGLGVPTLTYSFENCPSTGCYYSVSLTSDITDIGYGEGKQPVTGDIWTPSVNTKAEKFSTGKYSYTVKATNKAGAVYESCTTDEFEVIAAVEAEASCSISGNTLSISASSSNYENVPVKVVETSVLGHVLWTQNMLVNANAVSTSLDLNRDDVVAEGGTIVLSILYGTDGQSSCGTYKRPVGVPTGECSVSPESMYSDATEKATFSVTGVTHCNSWVLKKDGVTDPVSSSSECGESISVPNLGLGTYSLYFNGSTDSLCSRTVAEKTHATLSCSSIAIEDKDAASSVEITIPHGNLTVGGCEGAGCTYTVAATTTGAAVSGATGDFTGGDITFNATNPSGTIGYSLTLTDDGGHTTDACTFEVKYTSGGSGGDVCECSCESASCSNIETASMTYNNANTHCIFFETASKLHWGNQASQSFKINGKSFTNNLETVCENETACNTWLSANVPQKKNGGYYIDLPTWTYAEVIITGTVPSICSSGSGGGGGGGNEGKCIAFVNGVGEYDEHCYKSGLKNMANGKCYTMNPDRKPSPVWINDEANQTWWWIETSCD; translated from the coding sequence ATGATTTTGAACGAAATGCGAAAGAAAACAGGCGTGTCGCTCATCACCGTCCTTCTCTTTATGCTTGTTGCAACCATCGCGGCGACAGCAACTTACAAATGGCTCACTAGCGAAGGACGTTCGAGTGCGTCAAGAATGATGCAGGCTGAAGCGCGACAGGCTGCTGTGGCCGGTATTGAATCTGCGCGTTCGTGGATGACCTATCATGGTAACGATGTTGGCGCTATTATCAAGCAGTATTTCGATAATAAGAAAAAACCTATTAGTTTAGACAAGGTTCTTCCTGAAACAGAAATTGGTAATAATGGGCAAGGTAGCCAGAATTTTAGTGTATCTGTGGTCGCTGTAGATGCAAGTACCAATGTCTATAAGATAAAGGTTGTTTCTACGGGTAAGGCGCGGAATGGTAGTACGCATACAGAAGCAGCTGTCATGAAAGTTTCTGGACTTTACAGGGTGATGGTGCCGACTAAGGAAGAAGATGTTTCTGCTGATTTAAATTACAACTTTGCATATTATGGTGGTTCTACGACTATGGGAACCAATTCAAAGGCTGATGCCATGTTGGTTAATGGCGACCTTACAGGAAGTCAAATAACGGTAGAAAATGATGCTATTATTACAGGTAATCTTAGCAGCAACAATACAAACCACCTGAAATTGGGAGCGAATACTTGCGTGCGGCAAAATCTTATAATTTCTAACCAAGGGTTGGATTCTGCTCACAATATTTACGTTGGTGGAAATGTCAATAGTTTTTCGATATCTGCAAATGGTAATAAGAAAATAACAGGTGATGCGTATTTTAATGGTAATGTTGGTGTGTCTCAAAGTGGAGCGGGTATTACAATTTTGGGAAATGTTTCGTTGAGGGGTCGATGGGATGGTAACCCGACAGCGCATAAGACCTACATTGGAGGAAATATGTGCTTGCTGGAGAATGCGTCTAAAGTTGACTTTAAAAATCCGGGTAATGAAAACCAGGGAAATTTCGAACTTAAGGGCTCAATGTGGGTCCCGAATGAAAGAGGTCTTGTTGGCAATAAGGTTGCGCCAAATGGTAATTATGCTTATGTAAAACTAGGAACAAACGCTAATTCGCAGTTATATATAAAAAACGTCAACATATGTGATGAAAAATATCGTGTAGGGTCATTTCCGACTAATAGACTCTATTTTACTCCAACGACAAACTATTATGATGATCATATCCCGAGTATTTTGTACCCCTGGACACTCTATACAGCAACTGGATCATGCCCGAATGATAATGGAGACTATTCTTATTATTATCAGGCTCATGATTTAGGATTATATCACATTAGGTACTCTTGTAAGGGAGACTGGAATAATTGTGAAAAAGAAGTGACGCGAACTCATACGGGTGATTATACGGCTTTCTATTCCGAAGCGTTGAAGGATAACTTGCATTCGGATGTATCCGGCGAACCATCCATAGCATGTGCGGATGGTATTTATTCGTATTGCAATGAGTACTTTAAAAATCTGAATAATTGTCCGGATGATAATGCGAAAAAGGCTGTCCCCGATATCTTAAAGACGGACAGTTCCTATGGTGCCGCAAAATATCAGACAGAATGTGTTGCAAATGTGCTTGCAAAGTCTTTTGCTCAGTTGAAAGATGGAAAAGGTGTGGAAGAATTGAATAATTGCGAAAAAACCGTTCCGGCAAGTGAAAAATATGGCAGGGGGGATAATCTTTATCTTGTCGTGCGTGCAACTCCTGAAAAGTTGGGATACATTTTTACTGATCCTAAAACCGAGTTTGACGGAAAGTTTATCATTTTTGTTGATGGAACAGGATTGACGGGAAAAGTGCCTGGGACAACGTCAAGTAGCGAAGTTTTTATGTATTTACCATATGGTTCTGGGGAACTTCAACAGTATAGTAGTCACAGCCTGTTTAAATATTTCATTTTTTCAGATGCTGACATATCAGCACTTGGAAATGGTTCTACCGGAATGTGGAAGGGCTCGTTCTACATGAAATCCGCAAACTGCGCCAAGATACCAGGAGGCTTGAATGACAAGCAGACAATGGAATATGATTCAGCAATGGCAAGCCATTTGGCTTCTGTAGGGGTTATTTGCCCAAGGTTGGCTGAAACTTGTGGTGAGGCAATGAATGAACCTGCTGATCCTACACTGACCGATGACGAACTCGTTTCAGAAGGAGGCTACGATAAGAACTATATTGCGACGGGGGCTCAACTCCATATAGAAGTAGAATCGGAATATGCGAATGCGGAAACAGTGTCCAGGCCTGATACTGTCAAGAGTTCCTTGATTGTCTTGCCTCGCGTGATATATTTGAGTGAAGAAGCCGTTGGCAAACTGACGGATTACTTCACGGTTATGCCGTTGAACAGAGCGAGTACGCAACTTAATGGATTGACCACTTGCGCGGGAGGCCCCTCAGCGACGACCGAACTTTCTACGCAGACGTCAGTAATGAAGTTTGGTAAGAACTACAAGTGTACCTATAGGGAAGGCGACTTTGAGAGTGAATTCTATGTTTCCGTGACGGGAGAAGCCCCAACGGATGCGCGTGTTTCTTTTGAAAGTCCCGCTTCTGTGTACATAACATCTGGTACGGCCAGTACAAATGCAGTAAATCTCCTGGTTCCGGCCGTAGGTGGAACAGCTTCTCAGAATTTCAGCGTCGAAATAAATGTGATGAATGATAACCTTACCGGTTGGACGATTACTTCCGCAAATCCCAATTTAGAGCCGAAAGCTGGTTATGACAATGTTTATGTGTATAGCGGATCTGCGGGGAATACGGCTCAAACAATTCCGTTGTTTACGGTCACGACCACATCTAGTGCTCAGACGGGATCCGTGATTTTCGCTCTGCAGTCTCCGACTAATTGCGCAATTCTCGGAAATGCTACCAAATCGTTCAATATAACAGGGTATGCGACCATCAAGCGCGAAGGAATCGACAGATATTGTGAAAAATACCCCGACAACTGTAAGGGTGATAATTTGAAATATGCTACTGCTGCGGATGACGAAGAGTGCGATATGGTTTCGGGGGTCTGGGTTGAAGCTATTTCTAACTGCACAACAGAAGAGGGCATGGCAAATGAACAGTGGAGATGTCCGTCGGGCAATAGTAGCAGCAATCCGATCCAACTTAGGGCGCTTTCGTTTAATTCCAACTACTGTGTCCTTTACAAGCCTGATTTGGACAACTCTATTGTTGGAGCGAAGGATGATAACGATAATCCCGACAAGCCCTATATCTTGTATGCGTCTCTCAAAAAGAAAAGTGTCCCGTTGCGTATAGAAAAGGTGGGTGCTAAGGATTCCGATACAAAAATTGAGGTTTGGAAGAAAAAAACTGGATTGGAAGAATTTGAAGTATTTAATGACGAATGCAAGAGTACCGTTTGCGAGTATTCGATACCTGTGGGGACTACGATAAAGTTGGTTCCAAATGCGTCAGGGAACGATGCTTTCAAGTATTGGTCGTGCCACGATACTCACTGCGATTGGGTGAACAACGTGAGTGAGGAACTTGTGTTTACAATAAGTGAGAACCGTTCTTTAATGGCGCATTTCAACGAACGAGACGAACACTGCTTCTATTCCTCTCTTGATACTATGACTACGGCATGCGCTAGTGTCTCGGAACCGGAGACAAATCGCCATTGCATAGACGAATGTGACAATTCGTCAAAATGTAATGTCGGCAGCGGTAAGTATGGAGATAACGCAAAGTGGCTTCGTGTGGCATCGACTGCTGGGGCGCAGGTTCCGTCAGTAGATAACGGATTCCTGAGTCATATTTCAGGAGGCCAGACGTCTCTAATCATGCACCGTAATCTGGCTGGACCAAACGGAATGTTGACTGCGAGAATAAAAACTGCGAAAGTTTCTGCTGGTCATGAAAATGAAATGTTGAACGATGGCTTTGTTGTAAGGTCGAACAAGGCCGTTGGCGAATACCTTATGGTCAATATATATGGGAAATCAAATGCTGCGTACGCTCGTGTATGCCTTGCTTCTGGCCTTTCTACATCTTCGGCTAACTGCATTGAACATCGCCTTGTGAATGGCTCCGATAACTCCTTCACCATTGACCCAATGGAGCCGATAAATGTGAAGCTGACTTTAAATAGGTCCGATTTGACAGTTGTGGCTAAGGGTGCTTACAGCCACACGTTCAATTTGTCGTCTGATTGGTCTTATGGAACCCTGAATGATGCTGAGCATCAGTATGTCGGCTTCAAACTTTCTAATCCTGAATTCCAGATTCACGATATCGGTTGGAGGACTGACGATTTTACGAATACGGCTTGCTTTGACTATCCGTCGATAAGTTGCTCGTTTGCTGCAAACTATTTGGGAGGACAGGTTCCGCTTGAAACGGCGGTCGAACCATGGGTTGGCTACTCTAGCTGGTTTGAAAATTCTGGAAGTTGCAGTATTGACGCGTATTACTATAATGGCTGTGATATGCCCTCTAGTTACTTTGTGAATCGATGGAATGGCTCTCTTGTTGGTTCTTGCTCGCAGGGGACGGATGATGGGTACTACAAGAGTGTAAACAATGCTGCGGATGGTTTGAAACTGACTAGCGGAAACAAGTTCTACTTTGAAGAAGAAGGCTTGCATGGATATTTACACAACGATGGAAATGGGTATGTTCAAAATGGTTCCGTAAAAGCGGCTTGTCCGAATACGGATAATACCAGCATTGACTTGTTTGCAAATTGCGGACGTTTCTATGTTGGAGACCAGAAAAAATGCTCGAAAAATGTAAAAATCTTCCTGGGAAGCGAGTATATATCGGGTGAAAGAGCGTTCACTCAGAATGATGCTGTGTTCAATTTGAGAGAGGCTGCACTAAACTTTGATTTTGAAGGCCTGTCCGACGGCGCCGACATAAAGATCGTCCTTGTCGACGAAAACGGGGTTGAATCTCCAGCAAGATATCTCAGCAATTCGGCAACGTCAATCCCTGTTGAAGAATTCTTGAACAAGTACGGATTCAACCCGGAAAAGGTAAAAACGGTCCGGTTGCAGGCTTCTTCTGGCTTTACACTGAAGGCGATATCCAGTGATTGCCCGTATGCGATAACCATGAATTGCGATGCAGTTTCTGCAGGGTTTGATAAAGAAAATACGAAAAAATGGGTTATCACAGCTCCGATTGGAAACGTGTCGAATGCGAAACATTGCAAGATAACGGCGAATTCAGGTGATATCGTTGTTCCTGGTGAATTTGTGAGCTGCAATGAAAATGGCCAGTTCATGGTGGATGATAATGCGGAAACGCCGTTCGAAGAACATTTGCATACGGGAACTGGCTCGCTCCAATATACGTTCACGATTGGCGCATACGAGGACGATGATGCCGATTACAATGATGCGCCGACGGTAAGTTGCAATGCGACTACTAAAGAATACAAAAAGATGACGATAGATTGTAGCATTCCGGAAAACGAAAAGACTGTGATTCAGGGGCTTGGTGTTCCAACATTGACTTATTCGTTTGAGAACTGCCCGAGTACAGGGTGCTATTACTCTGTTTCGCTGACAAGTGACATAACTGATATCGGGTATGGCGAAGGGAAACAGCCTGTTACAGGAGATATTTGGACCCCATCTGTCAATACGAAGGCGGAAAAGTTCTCGACAGGAAAATACAGTTATACAGTCAAGGCTACGAATAAAGCTGGCGCTGTATACGAAAGTTGCACTACAGATGAATTTGAGGTAATTGCCGCTGTGGAAGCAGAAGCAAGCTGTAGTATTTCAGGGAATACGTTGAGTATTTCTGCTTCTAGCTCTAATTATGAAAATGTCCCTGTCAAGGTTGTTGAGACGAGTGTCTTAGGGCATGTTTTGTGGACGCAGAATATGCTGGTAAATGCAAACGCTGTTTCAACATCTTTGGATCTTAATAGAGATGATGTTGTTGCGGAAGGAGGAACAATCGTTTTATCTATTCTATATGGAACGGATGGACAGTCATCTTGCGGGACTTACAAGCGACCCGTCGGAGTGCCTACCGGTGAATGCTCTGTTAGTCCGGAATCAATGTATTCTGATGCTACAGAAAAGGCAACGTTCTCTGTTACCGGCGTAACGCATTGCAATAGCTGGGTCTTGAAAAAAGATGGCGTGACAGATCCTGTTTCGTCGTCAAGCGAATGTGGAGAAAGTATTTCAGTTCCGAATCTGGGCCTAGGCACTTACAGTTTGTACTTTAATGGAAGTACGGACTCGCTTTGTTCTCGAACAGTGGCAGAAAAAACGCACGCAACGCTTTCGTGTAGTAGCATTGCTATAGAGGATAAAGATGCTGCAAGTTCTGTTGAGATAACGATTCCTCATGGGAATCTAACTGTAGGTGGATGTGAAGGTGCCGGATGTACATATACCGTTGCTGCAACGACAACTGGCGCTGCTGTTTCTGGTGCAACAGGTGATTTTACGGGTGGAGATATCACGTTCAACGCGACAAATCCGTCTGGTACCATAGGTTATTCGCTGACATTGACTGATGATGGCGGACACACAACGGACGCATGTACCTTTGAAGTGAAGTATACTTCGGGAGGTTCCGGTGGAGATGTATGTGAATGTTCTTGTGAAAGCGCCAGTTGCTCGAATATAGAAACAGCATCTATGACATACAACAATGCAAACACTCATTGCATATTCTTCGAAACAGCGTCGAAATTACATTGGGGCAATCAAGCTTCGCAATCTTTCAAAATTAATGGCAAGTCATTCACGAACAACCTTGAGACGGTATGCGAAAATGAAACAGCGTGCAACACGTGGCTTTCGGCAAATGTCCCCCAAAAGAAAAATGGAGGTTATTATATAGACCTTCCCACATGGACTTATGCAGAAGTGATAATTACTGGCACTGTTCCCTCTATTTGCAGTAGCGGTAGCGGTGGTGGCGGTGGTGGCGGTAACGAAGGCAAGTGCATTGCTTTCGTGAATGGAGTCGGCGAATACGATGAACATTGTTACAAATCTGGATTGAAAAATATGGCAAATGGAAAGTGCTATACAATGAATCCTGATCGCAAACCTTCTCCTGTGTGGATAAATGATGAAGCCAATCAGACCTGGTGGTGGATTGAAACGTCTTGCGATTAG
- a CDS encoding PD-(D/E)XK nuclease family transposase, with protein sequence MTREEFLAMVKDVHEHPEHLAKYRKKYKNVYPFSDGIFKMLMANEAKPRRTVKFLNAMLGLTGHKAIKTYTLGVPENPGVLNDKTAIFDIYGTTQSGEPVLIEVQQTFNKLFVNRLFYYTSRVVSRTVKKSQDYKLPHIYVLSLLTENQFPKEPDTYLHHAQIVRNRRIFYNKLDIYLVEIEKFFAIDKRTPPGKREATDRAEMLRLFRDVLEEKDIPEEKLKKLLDKDFMKDVSLVGYTDETLLNEVDGMTNIIYEKQGSYLQGGEDKANEIALAMLAEGDSVDKIVRVTKLPKQEVVKLKRQAAKELATA encoded by the coding sequence ATGACAAGAGAGGAATTCCTCGCCATGGTCAAGGACGTACACGAGCATCCCGAGCACCTGGCGAAATACCGCAAGAAGTACAAGAACGTCTACCCGTTCAGCGATGGCATCTTCAAGATGCTCATGGCAAACGAGGCCAAGCCTCGGCGCACCGTGAAGTTCCTGAACGCCATGCTCGGCCTCACCGGTCACAAGGCTATCAAGACTTACACGCTGGGCGTACCCGAGAATCCGGGAGTACTCAACGACAAGACCGCCATCTTCGACATCTACGGCACCACGCAATCCGGTGAGCCGGTGCTTATCGAGGTACAGCAGACATTCAACAAGCTTTTCGTCAACAGACTCTTCTACTACACCAGCCGCGTCGTCTCGCGCACCGTCAAGAAATCGCAAGATTACAAGCTGCCGCACATCTACGTGCTCTCGCTTTTGACCGAGAACCAGTTCCCGAAGGAACCGGATACCTACCTGCACCATGCGCAAATCGTGCGCAACCGTCGCATTTTCTACAACAAGCTGGATATCTATCTGGTCGAAATCGAGAAGTTCTTCGCCATCGACAAGCGCACCCCGCCGGGCAAGCGCGAAGCGACCGACAGGGCTGAGATGCTGCGCTTATTCCGGGATGTTCTTGAAGAAAAGGACATCCCCGAGGAAAAGCTGAAGAAACTGCTTGACAAGGACTTCATGAAAGATGTATCTTTAGTAGGGTACACCGACGAAACACTCCTGAACGAGGTTGACGGGATGACGAATATTATTTACGAAAAACAGGGATCATATTTGCAGGGCGGCGAAGACAAGGCAAACGAAATCGCCCTCGCGATGCTTGCCGAAGGCGATTCCGTTGACAAAATTGTCCGTGTTACCAAGCTCCCGAAGCAGGAAGTGGTCAAGCTGAAGCGGCAAGCCGCGAAAGAACTGGCAACGGCGTAG